The window TTACCAGAAAACCTTCGTGAAAAATTTGACTTAAGCGACGAAGAAAAGCAAGAGATTCTACAAGCTTTCCAAGTGGAAATAGACGATATCTCTACTCGTCGTGGCTATCAAGCAGCCGATATTATTTCTCTATCTGATTCAAACCCTAATTTAGATGAACTGTTAAAAAATTTCGAACGCAAGCACCTTCATACGGACGATGAAGTTCGTTATATTGTAAGTGGCCATGGTGTCTTCATAATACAAGGCAAGGACGAACGCTACTTTGAAGTTCATCTTTCACCCGGTGACTTAATCTCCGTTCCTGAGAATATCACACATTACTTCACATTATCAGAGGACCGTAAAGTTGTTGCTGTTCGCATATTTGTAACAACAGAGGGCTGGGTTCCAGTTTATCAAGAGGAGGCAGTAGAACAATAATTGGTACTCCCACTTACGCTATTTCTTCTAAAAACTAAGTAAAACCAGGTAAAAGACGCTAAATCTAAGATCAAAATATGTTCCTATCGTTTTCAGTGGCTTTGAATAAATTTTCTGCATTCATTACCTAACAAAAGAGGCTTGGCATGACTAACGTCATGCCAAGCCTCTTTTGTTAGGTAATCTTATAGCGTTTGTCTGCCTGTTGCCCTCCTAAAAATTTTAGAAACCGATTCTAAATACTTTTGAGAAGAAGAGAAGAAACTCTTTCCTACACATAGAAGAAGCGCCAGAAGATACAATTTCTGACGCACCTCTCCTTCGCTATTGAATAAACACTTACTTCTTTGTATTTCCATTACTATATTAATGTTGAGTACTACTCACTTAATTGATTGCAGTGGAACGCGTCCGCCTGAAACCGAAATCAGTAGTATTATTGGATAAATTCTTTTTCAATGTCTATTCGGTAGATTCCTTTAATATCTCGTAATCTACATCCATTTGCTTCAAAAATACGTCTCATGTGCTTATTACTTGTATCTGTGCTCCCCACATACAACTTCGCACCTAATGTTTTCAAGAGTTCTAATGAAATAGCATGAAATTTCGTTCCGTACCCCTTACATCGTTGTTCAGGCACAACCCCAAAATAAAACATTCTTCCCTCATCAGTAGTATCCTGTTCAATATGAGGAATACTAATTCCATAATTCATACTATCTTGAGAAAAGATAAAGCACTGGTCTCGCCAATTAGCACCTAATTCACGTTCAAGTGACTCCATTATTTGCCTGATAGAAAACAATTTATTTTTGTTAGCTGAACCACTCCTACATAAATCGTACAATGTAGCAAAATCCGAATCAGTAACTCGGCTATCAGAAAGAGCTTCTACTTGGAATGTATTCGACGCTATATAAGACCCATCTAATACCTTTGTGTACTCCACAATAGAAGACACTTTCTTAAACCGACGCTTTAAAAGCCAGTCCTCATTCTCTTCATCCATCAGAAGTGATAGATATGCCACTCTTTGTTCTTTCCACTCTGTTAATAATTTATCAAATGCAACTAAGTATTCTATGTTTGGAATATGAGATACTTTTAGCTGATCCACAAGCCAGTATTCTTGATCTTTTTTAATCAGATTGAAAAGGTTCACCTATCGATTCCTCCAAGCTGTTGTTAGCTTAATGTGCGTTTTAAGAAAGCTTTTGTTCGTTCTTCCCTTGGATTGTTGAAGATTTGTTCAGGAGGACCTTCTTCGGCAATTACTCCTTTATCCATAAAAACAACCCGATCAGCAACTTCTTTAGCGAACTCCATCTCATGTGTAACTATTAACATAGTAAGTCCCGTACCTGCTAACTCTTTCATCACTTTCAGCACCTCTCCAACCATTTCTGGATCAAGTGCCGAGGTTGGTTCATCAAATAACATGACATCCGGTTCCATAGAAAGTGCTCTCGCTATCGCAACACGTTGCTTTTGTCCACCTGATAATTGCTTTGGTTTGGCATTTACATAATGATCCATACCGACTACTTTTAAGTATTTTAACGCAATTTTTTCGGCATCTTCTTTAGAGCGTTTTAACACTTTTACTTGACCGACCATACAGTTATTCAACACATTATGGTTGTTGAATAAGTTAAATTGTTGGAAAACCATTCCTAGCTTTGTTCGGTAGGCATGGATATCATGTTTTTCAT is drawn from Psychrobacillus sp. INOP01 and contains these coding sequences:
- a CDS encoding acireductone dioxygenase, which produces MAIIKIQETSETIEAQNEVAAFLESQEVIYEHWDIDKLPENLREKFDLSDEEKQEILQAFQVEIDDISTRRGYQAADIISLSDSNPNLDELLKNFERKHLHTDDEVRYIVSGHGVFIIQGKDERYFEVHLSPGDLISVPENITHYFTLSEDRKVVAVRIFVTTEGWVPVYQEEAVEQ
- a CDS encoding amino acid ABC transporter ATP-binding protein, with protein sequence MENVIEVQHLSKSFGNHEVLRDIDFSVNKGEVVCIIGSSGSGKSTLLRCINLLEKPSGGQIIYNGENILDEKHDIHAYRTKLGMVFQQFNLFNNHNVLNNCMVGQVKVLKRSKEDAEKIALKYLKVVGMDHYVNAKPKQLSGGQKQRVAIARALSMEPDVMLFDEPTSALDPEMVGEVLKVMKELAGTGLTMLIVTHEMEFAKEVADRVVFMDKGVIAEEGPPEQIFNNPREERTKAFLKRTLS